A region of Lichenibacterium dinghuense DNA encodes the following proteins:
- a CDS encoding sensor histidine kinase → MAAENPWSLFGRMSVRRRALTWMTLGLTVIGLTAAAIAYAIDISDADRLLDEELRLIAFYSGPNLSVRSTRAQVYGENRDVLIQVRDAAGALVYTSDPALVIPAPPAPGFGDARVGGERWRSYIEASGASTVQVSQRASPRQRLARTAALEASLPILVTIPLGWLLIGWGLGQMLNSLARLAGAIAARGVESRTAIDLVGVPDEFSTLVEAMNALIGRWRLSLDQQKQFLSDAAHELRTPLTALRLQIDLLKADRAELDAALPELARGAGRASALVDQLLRMARYESGDRPGEEREIDMAALVVECMADFVTLAESKEIDLGLVCSEPARLGGVERDVHLLVSNLIENAVRYTPPGGVVDVGVRIDGDRVIVEVADTGCGIPEELLPRVFDRFFRAPGLVPEGTGLGLAICRAIARRHGLALTLRNRASGGLVATVSGPAVARSTVPA, encoded by the coding sequence GTGGCGGCCGAGAACCCGTGGAGCCTGTTCGGGCGCATGTCGGTGCGCCGCCGGGCGCTGACCTGGATGACGCTGGGCCTGACCGTGATCGGCCTCACGGCCGCCGCCATCGCCTACGCGATCGACATCTCCGACGCGGACCGGCTGCTCGATGAGGAACTGCGCCTCATCGCCTTCTATTCCGGGCCCAACCTGTCCGTCCGCTCGACCCGCGCGCAGGTCTACGGCGAGAACCGCGACGTCCTGATCCAGGTGCGCGACGCGGCGGGCGCGCTCGTCTACACCTCGGATCCCGCCCTGGTGATCCCGGCCCCGCCCGCTCCGGGCTTCGGCGACGCGCGGGTCGGCGGCGAGCGCTGGCGCAGCTACATCGAGGCCAGCGGCGCCAGCACCGTGCAGGTGTCGCAGCGCGCCAGCCCGCGCCAGCGCCTGGCCCGCACGGCGGCGCTGGAGGCCTCGCTGCCGATCCTGGTCACCATCCCGCTCGGCTGGCTGTTGATCGGCTGGGGGCTCGGGCAGATGCTGAACAGCCTGGCGCGGCTCGCCGGCGCCATCGCGGCGCGCGGCGTCGAGAGCCGGACGGCGATCGACCTCGTCGGCGTGCCGGACGAGTTCTCGACCCTGGTCGAGGCCATGAACGCCCTGATCGGCCGCTGGCGCCTCAGCCTCGACCAGCAGAAGCAGTTCCTGTCCGACGCCGCCCACGAGCTGCGCACCCCGCTCACCGCGCTGCGCCTGCAGATCGACCTCCTCAAGGCCGACCGAGCCGAGCTCGACGCGGCGCTGCCGGAGCTGGCGCGCGGTGCGGGCCGGGCCTCGGCGCTGGTCGACCAGCTGCTGCGCATGGCCCGCTACGAGTCGGGCGACCGGCCGGGCGAGGAGCGCGAGATCGACATGGCCGCGCTGGTCGTCGAATGCATGGCCGACTTCGTGACGCTGGCGGAGAGCAAGGAGATCGACCTCGGCCTCGTCTGCTCCGAGCCGGCGCGCCTCGGCGGGGTCGAGCGCGACGTCCACCTCCTGGTGTCCAACCTGATCGAGAACGCCGTGCGCTACACGCCGCCCGGCGGCGTGGTGGACGTGGGGGTGCGGATCGACGGGGACCGGGTCATCGTCGAGGTGGCCGACACGGGCTGCGGCATCCCCGAGGAGCTGCTGCCGCGCGTGTTCGACCGCTTCTTCCGGGCGCCGGGCCTAGTGCCGGAGGGGACGGGGCTCGGCCTCGCCATCTGCCGCGCCATCGCGCGCCGCCACGGGCTGGCGCTGACCCTGCGCAACCGGGCCAGCGGGGGCCTGGTCGCGACCGTGTCGGGGCCGGCGGTGGCCCGGTCCACCGTGCCGGCTTGA
- a CDS encoding S-(hydroxymethyl)glutathione dehydrogenase/class III alcohol dehydrogenase, producing the protein MKTRAAVAWAANKPLTIETIEIGGPKAGEVLVENMATGICHTDAYTLSGLDSEGKFPAVLGHEGAGVVREVGAGVTSVKVGDHVIPLYTPECRQCKSCLSQRTNLCTAIRATQGQGVMPDGTSRFSCDGGEIFHYMGCSTFSNFTVLPEIALAKVREDAPFDKICYIGCGVTTGLGAVVYTAKVWPGANVVVFGLGGIGLNVIQGARMVGANRIIGVDLNPAKAEMARKFGMTDFINPDEVGRDKVVQAIVDVTGGGADFSFECVGNIHTMRQALECCHRGWGESIIIGVAPSGQEISTRPFQLVTGRVWRGSAFGGARGRTDVPRIVDWYMDGKINIDDLITHTMPLEKINDAFDLMHEGKSIRSVVQF; encoded by the coding sequence ATGAAGACACGCGCCGCCGTCGCCTGGGCCGCCAACAAGCCGCTGACGATCGAGACCATCGAGATCGGCGGCCCCAAGGCCGGCGAGGTGCTGGTCGAGAACATGGCGACGGGCATCTGCCACACGGACGCCTACACGCTGTCGGGCCTCGACTCGGAGGGCAAGTTCCCGGCCGTGCTCGGCCACGAGGGCGCCGGCGTCGTGCGCGAGGTCGGCGCCGGGGTGACGAGCGTCAAGGTCGGCGACCACGTGATCCCGCTCTACACGCCCGAATGCCGGCAGTGCAAAAGCTGCCTCAGCCAGCGCACCAACCTGTGCACCGCCATCCGCGCGACGCAGGGCCAGGGCGTGATGCCGGACGGCACCAGCCGCTTCTCCTGCGACGGGGGCGAGATCTTCCACTACATGGGCTGCTCGACCTTCTCGAACTTCACCGTGCTGCCCGAGATCGCGCTCGCCAAGGTCCGCGAGGACGCGCCCTTCGACAAGATCTGCTACATCGGCTGCGGCGTCACGACGGGCCTCGGCGCGGTGGTCTACACCGCCAAGGTGTGGCCGGGCGCCAACGTGGTGGTGTTCGGCCTCGGCGGCATCGGCCTCAACGTGATCCAGGGCGCCCGCATGGTGGGCGCGAACCGGATCATCGGCGTCGACCTCAACCCCGCCAAGGCCGAGATGGCGCGGAAGTTCGGCATGACCGACTTTATCAATCCCGACGAGGTCGGGCGCGACAAGGTCGTGCAGGCGATCGTCGACGTCACGGGCGGCGGCGCCGACTTCTCCTTCGAATGCGTCGGCAACATCCACACGATGCGCCAGGCGCTGGAATGCTGCCACCGCGGCTGGGGCGAGTCGATCATCATCGGCGTGGCGCCCTCCGGCCAGGAGATCTCCACCCGGCCGTTCCAGCTGGTGACGGGCCGCGTGTGGCGCGGCTCGGCCTTCGGCGGCGCCCGCGGCCGCACCGACGTGCCGCGCATCGTCGACTGGTACATGGACGGCAAGATCAACATCGACGACCTGATCACCCACACCATGCCGCTGGAGAAGATCAACGACGCCTTCGACCTGATGCACGAGGGCAAGTCGATCAGGAGCGTCGTGCAGTTCTGA
- a CDS encoding DUF4160 domain-containing protein, which yields MGKLHTLGRSEIWVFGRDHRPAHFHVLYPDGDTLVDIVSLAVLRGTLPRRHRQDVLAWAALNRSTLVAEWNRLNPDLPV from the coding sequence ATGGGCAAACTCCACACGCTCGGTCGTTCGGAGATTTGGGTCTTCGGCCGTGACCATCGTCCCGCCCACTTCCACGTTCTCTATCCCGATGGCGACACCCTGGTCGACATCGTCAGCCTCGCCGTGCTTCGCGGCACGCTGCCCCGTCGGCATCGCCAGGACGTCCTGGCCTGGGCCGCTCTCAATCGAAGCACCCTCGTCGCAGAGTGGAACCGCCTCAACCCCGACCTCCCTGTCTGA
- the fdxA gene encoding ferredoxin FdxA → MTYVVVENCIKCKYMDCVEVCPVDCFYEGDNMLVIHPDECIDCGVCEPECPAEAIKPDTESGLEKWLGLNAEYAKSWPNISVKKEPPADGKEWDGKPGKAELFSPVAGSGD, encoded by the coding sequence ATGACCTACGTCGTCGTCGAGAACTGCATCAAGTGCAAGTACATGGATTGTGTCGAGGTGTGCCCCGTGGATTGCTTCTACGAGGGTGACAACATGCTCGTGATCCACCCCGACGAATGCATCGACTGCGGCGTGTGCGAACCCGAGTGCCCCGCCGAGGCGATCAAGCCCGACACCGAATCGGGCCTGGAGAAGTGGCTCGGCCTCAACGCCGAATACGCCAAGTCCTGGCCCAACATCTCCGTGAAGAAGGAGCCGCCCGCCGACGGCAAGGAATGGGACGGCAAGCCCGGCAAGGCCGAGCTGTTCTCCCCCGTGGCCGGCTCCGGCGACTGA
- a CDS encoding DUF3830 family protein produces the protein MTELKITAGPFTFGARLEEALAPKTCASFLSRLPFESQVVHVRWSGEGVWIPLGDMDFAVGYENHTSYPAPGQIILYPGGISETEILLAYGGVHFACKMGQLAGNHFITITSGTENLAALGKMALWQGAQKIVFSRA, from the coding sequence ATGACCGAGCTCAAGATCACGGCCGGCCCCTTCACGTTCGGGGCGAGGCTCGAGGAGGCGCTGGCGCCGAAGACCTGCGCGTCCTTCCTGTCGCGGCTGCCCTTCGAGAGCCAGGTCGTCCACGTGCGCTGGAGCGGCGAAGGCGTGTGGATCCCGCTCGGCGACATGGATTTCGCGGTCGGCTACGAGAACCACACGAGCTATCCCGCGCCGGGGCAGATCATCCTGTATCCGGGCGGCATCAGCGAGACCGAGATCCTGCTGGCCTACGGCGGCGTCCACTTCGCCTGCAAGATGGGCCAGCTCGCCGGCAACCACTTCATCACGATCACGTCGGGCACGGAGAACCTGGCGGCGCTGGGCAAGATGGCGCTCTGGCAGGGCGCGCAGAAGATCGTCTTCTCGCGCGCCTGA
- a CDS encoding DUF4142 domain-containing protein — protein MERRTLLAGLAAGAAGATLAAGSALAQSAAPAPTLSDAVKAHIRDTMTAGAQSLAISRIAQAKLRHPMGRQFADFEAAEQDGVADVLKARMTPGGKPSGTITPPTDAEVEADLDADGRAAAAKFRDMAAGPEFEKAYVQAEVEGHKKLLDIQDAYLKVADDETETDIAKLIKGRVQEHLVILGDIQKHLG, from the coding sequence ATGGAACGCCGCACCCTGCTGGCCGGCCTCGCGGCCGGCGCCGCCGGCGCCACGCTCGCGGCCGGCTCCGCGCTGGCCCAGTCGGCCGCGCCCGCCCCGACCCTGTCCGACGCCGTCAAGGCGCACATCAGGGACACGATGACGGCCGGCGCGCAGTCGCTGGCCATCAGCCGCATCGCGCAGGCCAAGCTGAGGCATCCCATGGGGCGGCAGTTCGCCGACTTCGAGGCGGCGGAGCAGGACGGCGTCGCCGACGTGCTGAAGGCTCGGATGACGCCGGGCGGAAAACCCTCCGGCACGATCACGCCGCCGACCGACGCCGAGGTCGAGGCTGACCTCGACGCCGACGGCCGGGCCGCGGCGGCGAAGTTTCGCGACATGGCGGCCGGGCCGGAGTTCGAGAAGGCCTACGTCCAGGCCGAGGTCGAGGGGCACAAGAAGCTGCTCGACATCCAGGACGCCTACCTGAAGGTGGCCGACGACGAGACCGAGACCGACATCGCCAAACTCATCAAGGGCCGCGTCCAGGAGCACCTCGTGATCCTGGGCGACATCCAGAAGCACCTGGGGTGA
- a CDS encoding type II toxin-antitoxin system RelE/ParE family toxin, whose translation MKPVASAGSALDDLRAFPEVARRHAGYQLDRVQRGYDPDDRKPMTSIGSGVREIGIAKASGAFRVIYVATLADAVCVLHAFEKSQRTSRRDVELAKARLRGIEGR comes from the coding sequence GTGAAGCCCGTCGCATCCGCGGGGAGCGCTCTCGACGATCTACGGGCCTTTCCGGAGGTGGCCCGCCGGCATGCCGGCTATCAACTCGACCGCGTTCAGCGCGGGTACGATCCGGACGATCGGAAGCCGATGACGAGCATCGGATCGGGCGTGCGCGAGATCGGAATCGCGAAGGCTTCGGGCGCCTTCCGGGTGATCTATGTGGCCACCCTGGCTGACGCGGTCTGTGTGCTGCATGCGTTCGAGAAGAGCCAGCGGACGTCGCGCCGCGATGTCGAGTTGGCGAAGGCTCGACTGCGCGGAATCGAGGGAAGGTGA
- a CDS encoding IS5 family transposase: protein MWTPATREQHSRSELRYSTDLTDAEWAVIEPLLPPGNPLGRPRLWSLREIVNGIFYVLRGGVPWRLLPKDLPPKSTVYGYFSAWRDEGLFAGINHHLVMLDRERAGREASPTAAVLDSQSVKTTESGGPRGYDAGKKVKGRKRQALVDTDGRALVLDPQPADVQDRDGAVPVLKQSRRSYPFIAKAFADAGYAGDKPDSATLIAVEIVRKPPGQVGFVVHPRRWVVERFFAWISRNRRLWKDPEATIASAKAFLYAASVMMLLRRIGCAA from the coding sequence ATGTGGACCCCGGCCACCCGCGAGCAGCATAGCCGCTCCGAACTCCGCTACTCAACCGATCTGACCGACGCCGAATGGGCCGTCATCGAACCGCTGTTGCCGCCCGGCAACCCGCTCGGACGGCCCCGGCTGTGGTCGTTGCGGGAGATTGTGAACGGCATTTTCTATGTGCTGCGGGGCGGCGTTCCCTGGCGCCTGTTGCCGAAGGACCTGCCCCCGAAGAGCACGGTGTACGGCTACTTCAGCGCGTGGCGCGATGAGGGCCTGTTCGCCGGCATCAACCACCATCTCGTCATGCTGGATCGCGAGCGGGCCGGGCGAGAGGCTTCGCCCACCGCGGCCGTGCTCGACAGCCAGAGCGTGAAGACCACGGAGAGCGGCGGTCCGCGGGGCTACGACGCGGGCAAGAAGGTGAAGGGTCGCAAGCGCCAGGCCCTGGTCGACACGGACGGCCGCGCCCTGGTGCTCGACCCGCAGCCGGCCGACGTGCAGGACCGCGACGGGGCCGTGCCGGTGCTCAAGCAGTCACGCCGTTCATATCCTTTCATCGCCAAGGCCTTCGCCGACGCGGGCTACGCCGGCGACAAGCCGGACAGCGCCACGCTCATCGCCGTCGAGATCGTCCGCAAACCACCCGGGCAGGTCGGCTTCGTGGTTCACCCCCGGCGATGGGTGGTTGAGCGCTTCTTCGCCTGGATCAGCCGCAATCGACGCCTCTGGAAGGATCCGGAGGCCACAATCGCATCCGCAAAGGCCTTCCTCTACGCTGCGTCCGTCATGATGCTGCTACGTCGCATAGGTTGCGCAGCCTGA
- a CDS encoding (Fe-S)-binding protein, with product MDGSAAASREPPRRPLGKDVRVGLFVTCLVDLFRPSVGFAAVKLLQDAGCIVDVPVQTCCGQPAYNSGDRATTATVAAQAIEAFKGFDYVVAPSGSCAGMIKRHYPELFADDPTMRRRAEELAARTHELVSFLTDVMGVARVDAAFDGSVTYHDGCSGLRELGVREQPRRLLGTVRGLDLVESADTDVCCGFGGTFAAKYGELSNAIVERKVGNVVGSGARTLVAGDLGCLMNIAGKLSRMGSHVEVRHVAEILAGQTEAAPIGAPDAAKA from the coding sequence TTGGACGGATCAGCGGCGGCATCGCGCGAGCCCCCTCGACGGCCCCTCGGGAAGGACGTCCGCGTCGGGCTCTTCGTCACCTGCCTGGTCGACCTGTTCCGCCCCTCGGTCGGCTTCGCGGCCGTGAAGCTCCTGCAGGACGCGGGCTGCATCGTCGACGTGCCGGTCCAGACCTGCTGCGGCCAGCCCGCCTACAACTCCGGCGACCGCGCCACGACGGCGACCGTCGCGGCCCAGGCGATCGAGGCCTTCAAGGGGTTCGACTACGTGGTGGCGCCCTCGGGCTCCTGCGCGGGCATGATCAAGCGCCACTACCCCGAGCTCTTCGCCGACGATCCGACCATGCGCCGCCGCGCCGAGGAGCTGGCGGCCCGCACGCACGAGCTCGTGTCCTTCCTCACGGACGTCATGGGCGTCGCCCGCGTCGACGCCGCCTTCGACGGCTCCGTCACCTACCACGACGGCTGCTCGGGCCTGCGCGAGCTCGGAGTGCGCGAGCAGCCGCGCCGCCTGCTCGGCACCGTGCGGGGGCTCGACCTCGTGGAGTCGGCCGACACAGACGTGTGCTGCGGCTTCGGCGGCACCTTCGCGGCGAAGTACGGCGAGCTGTCCAATGCCATCGTGGAGCGCAAGGTGGGCAACGTCGTCGGCAGCGGCGCCCGCACGCTGGTGGCCGGCGACCTCGGCTGCCTGATGAACATCGCCGGCAAGCTCAGCCGCATGGGCTCGCACGTCGAGGTGCGCCACGTGGCCGAGATCCTCGCCGGGCAGACCGAGGCGGCGCCGATCGGCGCGCCCGACGCCGCCAAAGCCTGA
- the metX gene encoding homoserine O-acetyltransferase MetX, which yields MTFPADRPLRLDSGAAVAPLTVAYQTYGTLNAAKSNAVLVCHALTGDQHVANVNPVTGKPGWWGAMVGPGRPIDTDRFFVICSNVVGGCMGTTGPASTDPATGRVYGLDLPVITIPDMVRAQAMLVDALGIDTLFCAIGGSMGGMQVLQWASAYPERVFAAMPIATAARHSSQNIAFHEVGRQAVMADPDWRGGRYLDAGTRPEKGLGVARMAAHVTYLSDQALHAKFGRRLQDRAAPTFTFDADFQVESYLRYQGRSFVERFDANSYLYMTRAMDYFDLAEDHGGRLADAFRGTRTRFCVASFTSDWLFPTAESRAVVHALNAGGASVSFVEIETDKGHDAFLLDVPDLITTSRGFIAAAARARGLA from the coding sequence ATGACCTTCCCGGCGGACCGGCCGCTGCGGCTCGACTCCGGCGCCGCGGTGGCGCCGCTGACCGTCGCCTACCAGACCTACGGGACGCTGAACGCCGCGAAGAGCAACGCCGTGCTGGTGTGCCACGCGCTCACCGGCGACCAGCACGTGGCCAACGTCAACCCCGTCACCGGCAAGCCCGGCTGGTGGGGCGCCATGGTGGGGCCGGGCCGGCCGATCGACACGGACCGCTTCTTCGTGATCTGCTCCAACGTGGTCGGCGGCTGCATGGGCACCACGGGGCCGGCCTCGACCGACCCTGCGACGGGCCGCGTCTACGGGCTCGACCTGCCGGTCATCACCATCCCGGACATGGTGCGGGCGCAGGCCATGCTGGTCGACGCGCTCGGCATCGACACGCTGTTCTGCGCCATCGGCGGCTCGATGGGTGGCATGCAGGTGCTGCAATGGGCGTCGGCCTACCCGGAGCGGGTGTTCGCCGCCATGCCGATCGCCACGGCGGCGCGGCATTCGTCGCAGAACATCGCCTTCCACGAGGTCGGCCGGCAGGCCGTGATGGCCGATCCCGATTGGCGGGGCGGGCGCTACCTCGACGCCGGCACGCGGCCCGAGAAGGGCCTCGGCGTCGCCCGCATGGCGGCCCACGTCACCTATCTGTCCGACCAGGCGCTCCACGCCAAGTTCGGCCGCCGCCTGCAGGACCGCGCGGCGCCCACCTTCACCTTCGACGCCGACTTCCAGGTGGAAAGCTACCTGCGCTACCAGGGGCGCAGCTTCGTGGAGCGCTTCGACGCCAACTCCTACCTCTACATGACCCGCGCGATGGACTATTTCGACCTCGCCGAGGACCACGGCGGGCGGCTCGCGGACGCGTTCCGGGGCACGCGGACGCGGTTCTGCGTCGCCTCCTTCACCTCCGACTGGCTGTTCCCGACCGCGGAGTCGCGCGCCGTCGTCCACGCGCTGAACGCGGGCGGCGCCTCTGTGAGCTTCGTCGAGATCGAGACCGACAAGGGCCACGACGCCTTCCTGCTCGACGTGCCGGACCTCATCACCACGTCGCGGGGCTTCATCGCCGCGGCGGCCCGCGCGCGGGGCCTCGCGTGA
- a CDS encoding DUF2442 domain-containing protein, whose protein sequence is MPKIDAVAAEGSTTLTVAWRGGGRSRIDLRDWLARPNPVLDVLSNPAVFARAAVGGYGGMVTWDDGEGDLAIDACHLRLIADEQARSGSSDEVDRVGRSSPA, encoded by the coding sequence ATGCCCAAAATCGACGCCGTCGCGGCCGAGGGGTCGACGACGCTCACCGTCGCGTGGCGTGGTGGAGGACGATCGCGCATCGATCTCCGCGACTGGCTCGCCCGTCCGAATCCCGTGCTGGACGTGCTCTCGAACCCTGCGGTCTTCGCGCGCGCGGCCGTCGGCGGGTACGGCGGCATGGTGACCTGGGACGACGGCGAGGGCGACCTCGCTATCGACGCTTGTCACCTCAGGCTGATCGCGGACGAGCAGGCACGGTCCGGCTCCTCGGACGAGGTCGACAGGGTCGGCAGGTCGTCGCCGGCCTGA
- a CDS encoding GntR family transcriptional regulator: MTKITKAFEIQKAIADDIVHGRRAPGTSLDETVLAREFAVSRTPIREAIRQLEMTGLVEARPHRGAVVCDVSPERLDDMFTVMRELEALCARLAAAAMTPEDRASLRAQHDASAALVSGDRPADYAASNDEFHDLLYDASRNAFLAEVTRQVRLRLSPFRRVQIEGPGRMAHSFEEHERIVAAIERGDAAAAEAEMRTHLGEVRHSVDEIDRGETAEAARPRRPRAAKG; encoded by the coding sequence ATGACCAAGATCACCAAGGCCTTCGAGATCCAGAAAGCGATCGCGGACGACATCGTGCACGGGCGGCGGGCCCCCGGCACGTCGCTCGACGAGACGGTGCTGGCGCGCGAGTTCGCGGTGTCGCGCACGCCCATCCGCGAGGCGATCCGCCAGCTGGAGATGACCGGCCTCGTCGAAGCGCGGCCGCACCGCGGCGCCGTGGTCTGCGACGTGTCGCCCGAGCGCCTCGACGACATGTTCACGGTGATGCGCGAGCTGGAAGCGCTCTGCGCCCGGCTCGCCGCCGCCGCCATGACGCCGGAGGACCGCGCGAGCCTGCGGGCGCAGCACGACGCCTCCGCGGCGCTGGTGTCGGGCGACCGGCCGGCCGACTACGCGGCCTCGAACGACGAGTTCCACGACCTGCTCTACGACGCGTCGCGCAACGCGTTCCTGGCGGAGGTCACGCGCCAGGTGCGCCTGCGCCTGTCGCCGTTCCGGCGCGTGCAGATCGAGGGCCCCGGCCGCATGGCGCACAGCTTCGAGGAGCACGAGCGCATCGTCGCCGCCATCGAGCGCGGCGACGCGGCGGCGGCCGAGGCCGAGATGCGGACCCACCTCGGCGAGGTCCGCCATTCCGTGGACGAGATCGACCGCGGCGAGACCGCCGAGGCGGCGAGGCCGCGCCGCCCCCGCGCCGCCAAGGGCTGA
- the metW gene encoding methionine biosynthesis protein MetW, protein MTGLDPTAERRPTRREDARNDLRLVAEMVEHGSRVLDLGCGDGALLSLLEDTRGVDARGLELSQSGVNLCVARGLSVIQGDADTDLATYPDDAFDYVILSQTLQATHRPKVVLEQMLRIGRRAIVSFPNFGHWRVRLALGFRGRMPVTATLPVSWHETPNIHFCTVRDFLDLAGEVGATIERGLVLDRRGRVMRDGAPARWNLFGEQAVFLLRR, encoded by the coding sequence CTGACAGGCCTCGACCCCACGGCCGAGCGCCGCCCGACCCGGCGCGAGGACGCGCGCAACGACCTGCGGCTCGTGGCCGAGATGGTGGAACACGGCTCCCGCGTGCTCGACCTCGGCTGCGGCGACGGCGCGCTGCTCAGCCTGCTGGAGGACACCCGCGGGGTGGACGCGCGGGGGCTCGAACTGTCCCAGAGCGGCGTCAACCTGTGCGTCGCGCGCGGCCTGTCCGTGATCCAGGGCGACGCCGACACCGACCTCGCCACCTACCCCGACGACGCCTTCGACTACGTGATCCTGTCGCAGACCCTGCAGGCGACGCACCGGCCGAAGGTTGTGCTGGAGCAGATGCTGCGCATCGGGCGGCGCGCCATCGTGTCCTTCCCGAACTTCGGGCACTGGCGGGTGAGGCTGGCGCTCGGCTTCCGCGGCCGCATGCCCGTGACCGCGACGCTGCCGGTGTCCTGGCACGAGACGCCCAACATCCACTTCTGCACGGTGCGCGACTTCCTCGACCTCGCGGGCGAGGTCGGCGCCACGATCGAGCGCGGCCTCGTGCTCGACCGGCGCGGCCGCGTGATGAGGGACGGCGCGCCGGCGCGCTGGAACCTGTTCGGCGAGCAGGCGGTGTTCCTGCTGCGGCGGTAG
- a CDS encoding response regulator: MRVLLIEDDLMIGKSLKQALQNESMVVDWTRSGVEGEEALTTNDYSAVLLDLNLPDKNGVDVLRSTRQAGNKAPILVITARDDIDDRISGLDLGADDYMVKPFDMRELVARMRAVLRRRSGIARSMLQTGAMTLDLATHELTYKEQSRVLSAREFALMRALLERPGIILSRAQLEERLYGWGEEVESNALDVLIHSLRKRFDKDIIHNVRGAGWMVLRA; this comes from the coding sequence ATGCGGGTGCTCCTCATCGAAGACGACCTGATGATCGGCAAGAGCCTGAAGCAGGCCCTGCAGAACGAGAGCATGGTGGTCGACTGGACGCGCAGCGGCGTCGAGGGCGAGGAGGCGCTGACCACCAACGACTATTCCGCCGTGCTGCTCGACCTCAACCTGCCCGACAAGAACGGCGTCGACGTGCTGCGCTCGACCCGCCAGGCCGGCAACAAGGCGCCGATCCTCGTCATCACGGCGCGCGACGACATCGACGACCGCATCTCCGGCCTCGACCTCGGCGCCGACGACTACATGGTCAAGCCGTTCGACATGCGCGAGCTGGTGGCCCGCATGCGGGCCGTGCTGCGCCGCCGGTCCGGCATCGCCCGCTCCATGCTGCAGACCGGCGCCATGACGCTGGACCTCGCCACCCACGAGCTGACCTACAAGGAGCAGAGCCGCGTGCTGTCGGCGCGGGAGTTCGCCCTGATGCGGGCACTGCTGGAGCGGCCCGGCATCATCCTGTCGCGTGCCCAGCTCGAGGAGCGGCTCTACGGCTGGGGCGAGGAGGTCGAGAGCAACGCTCTCGACGTGCTGATCCACTCGCTGCGCAAGCGGTTCGACAAGGACATCATCCACAACGTGCGCGGCGCCGGCTGGATGGTGCTGCGCGCCTGA
- a CDS encoding RNA-binding S4 domain-containing protein, with the protein MPGTAPPPAGSEPARQRLDKWLWFTRVVKTRSLAARLVTEGHVRINSVRVETASKSVKPGDVVTVALERHVRVLKVLAGGERRGPAPEAQTLYEDLAPRPPRAAGSPGPEDAAEGEEADD; encoded by the coding sequence TTGCCCGGCACCGCCCCTCCCCCGGCGGGTTCGGAGCCCGCGCGCCAGCGCCTCGACAAGTGGCTCTGGTTCACGCGCGTGGTGAAGACCCGCTCCCTGGCGGCCCGGCTGGTGACGGAAGGGCATGTGCGGATCAATTCGGTGCGGGTCGAGACCGCGTCGAAGTCCGTCAAGCCCGGCGACGTCGTCACGGTGGCGCTGGAGCGCCACGTCCGCGTGCTGAAGGTGCTGGCGGGCGGCGAGCGGCGCGGCCCCGCCCCGGAAGCGCAGACCCTCTACGAGGACCTGGCGCCGCGCCCGCCCCGCGCGGCCGGGTCGCCCGGCCCCGAGGACGCGGCGGAGGGCGAGGAGGCGGACGACTGA